The nucleotide window CACCACTCCAAATTTGGTAATCACGTTCTGCACCGGAAAGGTCTGCTGCAGGGTGAGTGACTCAGGCATGTCGTACCAGTAAACATGCGCCCGTCCGTAGGGCTTGGGAAAGTCTAGGGCTTCGCGGGCAGTGTAGGGCTTGACCGACTGCCAGCGACCATCTAGCCAAGCTTCAAAGGGGCGCTGCAGGCCCAAAAAGGTAGTGCGCATAACTGTGACGCCTGCGCCTCCAGAGCCAGCCACAACGTAGCTTAGCTGAACAGATTCAGCCTTTTCCATCATCTCTACGCCTTTGCGAACCATGCTGTTGGAGATGCCGGGGAAAACGCCAGTGTTAATAATGGCGGTGACGCCTGCGGCTTCGGCGGCTTCGCTAAGAGCCAATGCCCGCTTGGTAAAGCCGCGCTCATCACTGACGTCTGTGTAGTTGACGCCCTGCTCAATGCAGGCTTCTATAACGTGGGTGTCGCGGTAGTGAAAGGGACCTGCGGAATGGATGACCAGGTCGGCCTTTGCGATCGCATCTCGAACCTGATCTGGCTCACACAGATCCAGCACCTGAAACTGCACCGTAGATCCCAGACGCTCCAGGGTTGCCATGCCCATTTGAGGGTTGCGTCCGGTGATGGTGACTTCAGCATCAGTGTGGGCAAGGATATCTTTAGCAATGCTGTTGCCGATGCGGCCACAGCCGCCAATAATCAGAACTCGATCCATAAGTCATTAGGGTGTTATCTGCAAGGGTTAGTGTTAAAGCGAGCTGTCAAAGTTTTCCCAGCATCCACCGCCAAACCCCATCAACGGCTGTTTAGACCCTAGTAGAGCGACCTGGAGAATGGCATCAATCGTTCGGGAGGGTTTGTCGAGGTTCTTTGGTAATCAGCTAGGTGCCTGATAGAAGGCTGTGCCAATAGACTTTGCTGCTGAGCGTAGTCAGCTATCTAAATCCCACCTGCGGCACAGCAGTAATCTATCCGAGGACTCTCAGCATTTTTAGGTCAATTATTTAGTCTTAAAAAACACCAATTTAAGAACTAAAAAAGGAAACTCCTATGGTTCAAGCAACCTCTGACTCCTCCAATTTTGATGCTGATCGTCTGTCAGAAGAGATCAAAGAAGGAGAAGCTAAAAAGACTGAGGTTTCCGAAGGCAACTTCGATGATGACTATCAGCTTGCCCAGGAATATTCAACCCCTGAATCAAACGCGACGGGAACTGGCAGCAACCATACCTCCGATGCTGGCAGCGAATCTTCAGCTTTTACCAGCGGTAGCAGCCAACCCGGTAGCCCTGCAGCCTTTCGCAACATGGCCCACGAGGTTCAGCCTAAAGACGAAGAAACTGAACAAGCCGAGTAGTCTTAGACCTGTCTAGCTGTGAGCAGATAGTCTGCTTTGACCAAAAGACATTGCAGGGGTTAAGCATTCACAAAAGAGCTCAGGTCGCTGCCGCGCCTTTTGCTGGAATGTTTAGCCCTTTTTCGTCTCTTAACCTTCTGCTATCAATGCCATCCTCTGCCCCATCAACCCTCAATTACACCGCTTCGGTAGAGCTTCTTGTCCAGGTGGCTGACCCCAAGCAGTTTGCCCAAGCCGCCGGGTTGCGTCATGTCTCAGACGAAGGGCCTGGAATTAGCCGCAAGCGCAGTGGTAAAGGCTTTAGCTACTACGACACCAAAGGCGCTCGCATTCAAAATGCCCGAGAACGGCAGCGCATCGAAGCCCTAAGAATTCCCCCAGCCTGGCAGGATGTGTGGATTTGTCCTCGGCTAAATGGACATTTGCTGGCGACAGGCCGCGACGCTAAGGGCCGCAAGCAGTACCTCTACCACCCCGACTGGAACAAAATTCGCAACGAAGCCAAGTTCAGCCGCATGCTGGCCTTTGGTTTGGCTCTGCCCAAGATTCGGGAGCGAGTTGATCAAGACCTGCGTAAGCAGAAGCTGTCTCGGGAAAAAGTGCTGGCCGTTGTAGTGCGGCTATTGGAAGAAACCTTTATTCGCATCGGCAATGACGAGTATGCTCAGAAAAATCGCTCCTTCGGCCTGACGACCCTGCGCGATCGCCATGTGGAGATTACAGGCAGCACACTCAAGTTTCAGTTTCGAGGCAAACACGGCATCGAGCACGAGATTGAGCTGTGCGATCGCAAACTGGCCAAGCTGGTCAAGCGCTGCCGCGACATTCCCGGCTATGAACTGTTTCAGTATTACGATGAAGACGGCCAGCGTCAGTGCATTGGCTCAGAAGACGTCAACAGCTACCTGCGCGAGATTACCGAAGACACCTTCAGCGCCAAAGACTTCCGAACCTGGGCAGGCACCGTGGAGACAGCCCTAGCGCTCAAAGAAATTGGCCCCTTCACCTCCAAAACCCAAGCCAATCGCAACATTGTCCAGGCGATTAAAGACGTTGCTAAGCAGTTGGGCAATCGTCCCAGCACTTGCCGCAAATACTATGTGCATCCGGCTATTGTAGAAGCCTACGAAAACGGAACGCTGCTGCCCGCGCTGGACCCAGACAATGCACCAGCCTTCCCTGACAATGGCCTGAACTTTGAGGAAAATGCGGTGCTGCTGCTGTTGGAGCAGGCTTGCAGCGAGTAATACCCATTCCAGAAAAAAGGGCTGCGGATAGGGAGTGGATGGGTGGATGGGGCACGGCTGTTTAGAGGATTGGTATACCAAGCTTTCACAGCAAAATCAGCCCCAGCCTTGCCCCTACAATCACAGCCTCGGTGCGGCTAGAGACGTTTAGCTTGGCGAAGATTGTGCTGATATGGAATTTAACGGTGTGCTCAGAGAGGGTAAGACGGCGCGCAATGGTCTTATTGCCTACCCCTTCTGCCAGTAGGGTCAGCACCTCAACTTCGCGGTTGGTGAGAGGCTGAGTTGGAGCTTCGCCAGCCATGCGTGACAGGCTAGGGGCCGTTGCTAATAGCTCCTCAACCAGATTTGGGTGCAGCACTACTAGACCTGCCGCCGCTGCTTCGAGGGCCGCGACGATCGCACCTGCCGTAGCCTCGCTCAAAAGCAGTCCCTGCACCCCAGATCGCAGGATCTCTGCCCAGTTGGGCTCGGGCCATTGCTCTACTAGTACGACTACCGCCGCCGGACAGTCCTCCAAAATGCCGAGGAGATCGGCAGTAACCTGGCTGCCCGAGTGGCTCAAATCGATCAGCACCACATCGGGCATTTCCGTCGGAGGGCGCTGCAGCCAGCTTGAGAGGTCGGCCACGCTAGAAACCTGCCACTGGTCTGTCTGTTCTGTGATCAGGGCAGTCAGACCGGCCCGTGCGATCGCAGATTCAGCCACCACTAAAACCTGCCTCACGCACTCTCTCCTCGCTGCCGTTAGCAACGCCCCCGCTGGGGCCGCTCCCCGACTACCAATGTCGCCTCAATTAGCTGCCCGCCGCGCACAATCTGCGCTTGGAGCGATTGCCCCACCGTATCAGCATCTAGCGCTGCCTGCACATCCTGCAGGTTGGCAACCGGCTGATCCCCCAGCGACAGCAAAATATCGCCAATGAAAATCCCCGCCTGATCGGCCGGGCTATCCGGTTCTAGGCTGACCACCAGCACGCCCACCTCATCCGTCAGGTTCAGCGATTCTTGCAGCCCCGGCGGCAGCACCACCGGCTGCAGACCAATGCCCAAGTAGCCGCGAGGAATCTGTCCGCTCTGCAGCAGCGTGCCCACCACCCGATCTAGAGTCTCAGCGGGAATGGTAATCGGCCAGTTGCGCGGCCCGCTCAGGTTGATGCCGATAATGTGGCCCTGGGTATCGACCAACGCCCCGCCTAGCAAAGAGGGATAGAGCGTGACATCGGGCCGAATAAAGCGATCAATCGCGCGACCCTGCATCGTTCGCCACGCCCCGCCCAGATTACTGAGAATGCCTAGGCTAGCGCTAAGGCCTGTTTCGAGGGAGCGACCGGCTGCGATCGCAAGTTGCCCTACCCGCAGCTGAGTCGGATCACTGCGCTGCGGCACCGGCAAATCTACCCCCTCCACCCGCAGCACCACCAAATCAAGCGCCGGATCGCGGCCTACCAGCTCAGCGCTCACCGCTTCTCCACTTGGCAAAACTACCGTCAGAGCCGACTCCCGCTTCAGCACATAGTCAGCCGTCACAATCACCCCCGGCTGCCAGTAAACGCCGCTGCAGGCAAAGCGTCGCCGCCCCTGGACTGCCACAATACTGTTGCTGACTTGGTCAAGGGCATCGGCTAGCCCTTCAGAAAACCCCTGCAGGGGATTCGCATTCTCTGCAAAAGACATATAAACTCCTGAAACCTATGAGCGAATAGTCCCAGAATGCAAAACTTTGGGCCGCTGCCCCATCAGGTAAATGGGCTGAATCGAACCTAGAAAAATGGCTAGGGGAGCAAGGATCGTTTAGCTCATGCCTCACGAAACCTTTCAAAACCTGAAGGGAATCCAACCTTTGATAGAGATTGAGCAAATTCGGGCAGTTTGCTCGGCGCTCTCGATTAAAGTAAAGCGTAGTTGTTGCTTTATGCTCTTAACCTGAGCTTACGGTTAATTACCCATACTGGGGCACAGGTAGAGCTAGAGCCACAGCTAGCTTTCTTAGCGCGAGATCACAACTCATGACGGTTCAAGTTGTCAGCACTCAACCCTATCCGGATCAAAAGCCGGGAACCTCGGGCCTGCGTAAGAAGGTGCCGACGTTCCAACAGGCTAATTATCTAGAAAACTTTATTCAATCTACCTTCGACAGCTTAGAAGGCTATCAAAACCAGACCTTAGTAGTGGGGGGCGATGGCCGCTACTACAACCGAGAAGCCATTCAGGTCATCCTCAAAATGGCGGCGGCTAATGGGTTTGGTCGAGTTTTAGTGGGGCAGGGCGGCATTCTCTCAACTCCGGCAGCTTCCTGCGTCATTCGTAAAAATAATGCCTTTGGCGGCATCATTCTCTCGGCCAGCCACAACCCTGGCGGCCCCAATGAAGACTTTGGCATCAAGTACAACATCGGTAACGGTGGCCCGGCTCCCGAGAAAGTCACCGACGCCATCTTTGCAAACAGCCAAAAAATCAGCTCCTATAAAATTCTTGAGGCTGACGACGTTAACCTAGACCGCGTCAGCTCAACTCAGCTCGGCAATACGCGAGTTGAGGTAATTGATGCCGTCAACGACTACGGGGCGCTGATGGAGTCGTTGTTTGACTTCAACCAGATTCAACAGCTGCTCGGCTCTGCCAACTTCCGAATGTGCATGGACTCGCTCCATGCCGTGACCGGCCCCTATGCCAAGGCTCTGTTTGAGCGGCGGCTAAATGCGCCTGCGGGCACCGTCATCCACGGCGAACCGCTAGAAGACTTTGGCGGCGGTCACCCCGACCCCAACCTGGTCTACGCCCACGACCTGGTAGAGATTTTGTTTGGCGACAATGCGCCCGACTTTGGCGCTGCCTCAGATGGCGATGGCGATCGCAACATGATCTTGGGCCGCCACTTCTTCGTCACTCCCAGCGACAGCCTGGCCGTGTTGGCCGCCAACGCTCACCTAGTACCGGGTTATCGCTCTGGCCTTAGCGGCATTGCCCGCTCCATGCCCACCAGCCAAGCCGCCGACCGAGTAGCCGAAAAGCTGGGCATCGATTGCTATGAAACGCCGACCGGCTGGAAATTCTTTGGCAACCTGCTAGATGCCGACAAAGCTACC belongs to Pseudanabaena sp. FACHB-2040 and includes:
- a CDS encoding saccharopine dehydrogenase NADP-binding domain-containing protein, which produces MDRVLIIGGCGRIGNSIAKDILAHTDAEVTITGRNPQMGMATLERLGSTVQFQVLDLCEPDQVRDAIAKADLVIHSAGPFHYRDTHVIEACIEQGVNYTDVSDERGFTKRALALSEAAEAAGVTAIINTGVFPGISNSMVRKGVEMMEKAESVQLSYVVAGSGGAGVTVMRTTFLGLQRPFEAWLDGRWQSVKPYTAREALDFPKPYGRAHVYWYDMPESLTLQQTFPVQNVITKFGVVPDFYNHATWSMAHWLPSSVLKSPATVEFLARVSHFMTDVTDRFSGTGVAMRCDVKGYQDGKPVHYCSSFAHESAAVATGLGTGSIAELLLNGKLRQPGVHPVERALPTPLFEEVMEHRQLPIHESIV
- a CDS encoding alpha-D-glucose phosphate-specific phosphoglucomutase — its product is MTVQVVSTQPYPDQKPGTSGLRKKVPTFQQANYLENFIQSTFDSLEGYQNQTLVVGGDGRYYNREAIQVILKMAAANGFGRVLVGQGGILSTPAASCVIRKNNAFGGIILSASHNPGGPNEDFGIKYNIGNGGPAPEKVTDAIFANSQKISSYKILEADDVNLDRVSSTQLGNTRVEVIDAVNDYGALMESLFDFNQIQQLLGSANFRMCMDSLHAVTGPYAKALFERRLNAPAGTVIHGEPLEDFGGGHPDPNLVYAHDLVEILFGDNAPDFGAASDGDGDRNMILGRHFFVTPSDSLAVLAANAHLVPGYRSGLSGIARSMPTSQAADRVAEKLGIDCYETPTGWKFFGNLLDADKATLCGEESFGTGSNHIREKDGLWAVLFWLNILAVRKQSVEEIVQDHWRTYGRNYYSRHDYEAVDSDPANTLMENLRSAVGSMPGQRFGQYEVAYADDFSYTDPIDGSVSKKQGIRIGFTDGSRIVFRLSGTGTQGATLRIYLESYEPDPAKHDQDTQEALGDLVRMADEIAKIRELTGREKPTVIT
- a CDS encoding DNA topoisomerase IB, which gives rise to MPSSAPSTLNYTASVELLVQVADPKQFAQAAGLRHVSDEGPGISRKRSGKGFSYYDTKGARIQNARERQRIEALRIPPAWQDVWICPRLNGHLLATGRDAKGRKQYLYHPDWNKIRNEAKFSRMLAFGLALPKIRERVDQDLRKQKLSREKVLAVVVRLLEETFIRIGNDEYAQKNRSFGLTTLRDRHVEITGSTLKFQFRGKHGIEHEIELCDRKLAKLVKRCRDIPGYELFQYYDEDGQRQCIGSEDVNSYLREITEDTFSAKDFRTWAGTVETALALKEIGPFTSKTQANRNIVQAIKDVAKQLGNRPSTCRKYYVHPAIVEAYENGTLLPALDPDNAPAFPDNGLNFEENAVLLLLEQACSE
- a CDS encoding response regulator transcription factor, which translates into the protein MRQVLVVAESAIARAGLTALITEQTDQWQVSSVADLSSWLQRPPTEMPDVVLIDLSHSGSQVTADLLGILEDCPAAVVVLVEQWPEPNWAEILRSGVQGLLLSEATAGAIVAALEAAAAGLVVLHPNLVEELLATAPSLSRMAGEAPTQPLTNREVEVLTLLAEGVGNKTIARRLTLSEHTVKFHISTIFAKLNVSSRTEAVIVGARLGLILL
- a CDS encoding trypsin-like peptidase domain-containing protein, with the translated sequence MSFAENANPLQGFSEGLADALDQVSNSIVAVQGRRRFACSGVYWQPGVIVTADYVLKRESALTVVLPSGEAVSAELVGRDPALDLVVLRVEGVDLPVPQRSDPTQLRVGQLAIAAGRSLETGLSASLGILSNLGGAWRTMQGRAIDRFIRPDVTLYPSLLGGALVDTQGHIIGINLSGPRNWPITIPAETLDRVVGTLLQSGQIPRGYLGIGLQPVVLPPGLQESLNLTDEVGVLVVSLEPDSPADQAGIFIGDILLSLGDQPVANLQDVQAALDADTVGQSLQAQIVRGGQLIEATLVVGERPQRGRC